The following are encoded in a window of Flavobacteriales bacterium genomic DNA:
- a CDS encoding T9SS type A sorting domain-containing protein, translating into MTRTCSLLLASALSASAQATIPHGEHAPLSQHLTEVNACWNDHPWAFLDVSTNFHDDDARIAQHLFLVRDALLRDRPAGFAAEVFEHRDMLLHRLGDYAATGVFPRNQLLPARHPVFIDPLGTACAVGWLMIESGHRDLAERISSEMNLAYVMDMPASPLWPEITAWAGAHGFTPDELAWIQPGYPPAIPTFPWGGGTNGPVKAIAMRPNEHVVIAGDFTEAGGNAAARVAVWNDMAFVPVGTGIVNGSPECALAMGNDIWLGGRFLDGEADLAHWNGSTWQYELVFNGMDPAIHALHWFDGTLHVAGESTGFANTTHAVMRQDGDSWNPVGSPFNDAVLTLTTFDGALVAGGAFTQPVSIIDPLMLYVAKYDGVDWHQYADGLDATVHALLAVDGKLYAGGDIKVLGESTFGLARIGANDMAWETLIGPEFFDVDPGQAHIASIARRADELILGGSFGVGDMMVMGTHLAMYHMPTGAVTPGIFHNAPVEAVFEKNGMIYYGGLFTSSNMGQLPHAAITDFTTGMPVTDPFPEVTLLPNPVRDDLMILAEGLTVAVPLRLTDMAGRSVELPTTRIDGGLRLDVRPLAAGTYLITLPHHGVAVPLRFVKN; encoded by the coding sequence ATGACACGCACCTGCTCACTCCTCCTGGCTTCAGCACTGTCCGCCAGCGCACAAGCCACCATCCCGCACGGCGAACATGCACCGCTCTCGCAGCACTTGACGGAAGTGAACGCCTGCTGGAACGATCATCCATGGGCGTTCCTGGATGTGTCAACCAATTTCCACGATGACGACGCACGTATCGCGCAGCATCTTTTTCTGGTCCGCGACGCCTTGTTGCGCGATCGGCCGGCAGGCTTCGCCGCGGAAGTGTTCGAGCATCGCGACATGCTGCTGCATCGCTTGGGCGACTACGCCGCCACCGGCGTTTTCCCACGCAACCAGTTGTTGCCCGCACGCCACCCGGTCTTCATCGATCCGCTCGGCACCGCCTGCGCCGTGGGCTGGCTGATGATCGAAAGCGGGCATCGCGACCTGGCCGAACGGATCTCCTCGGAGATGAACCTGGCCTACGTGATGGACATGCCCGCTTCCCCGCTGTGGCCCGAGATCACCGCGTGGGCCGGTGCGCACGGCTTCACCCCCGATGAACTCGCCTGGATCCAACCGGGCTACCCGCCCGCGATCCCCACCTTCCCCTGGGGTGGTGGCACCAACGGCCCGGTGAAGGCGATCGCGATGCGGCCCAACGAGCATGTGGTGATCGCCGGGGATTTCACCGAAGCGGGTGGCAACGCGGCCGCCCGCGTGGCCGTCTGGAATGACATGGCCTTCGTTCCCGTGGGTACCGGTATCGTGAACGGCTCGCCGGAATGCGCGCTGGCCATGGGAAATGACATCTGGCTGGGTGGTCGCTTCCTCGACGGGGAGGCGGACCTGGCGCATTGGAACGGATCGACGTGGCAGTACGAACTGGTCTTCAACGGCATGGACCCCGCGATCCACGCGCTGCACTGGTTCGACGGCACGTTGCATGTGGCGGGCGAATCGACCGGCTTCGCGAACACCACGCACGCCGTGATGCGGCAGGACGGTGATTCCTGGAACCCGGTGGGCAGTCCGTTCAATGATGCGGTGCTCACGCTCACCACTTTCGATGGCGCCCTCGTGGCTGGCGGTGCCTTCACGCAGCCCGTGTCGATCATCGACCCGCTGATGCTGTATGTGGCGAAGTACGATGGCGTGGACTGGCACCAATACGCCGATGGACTGGACGCCACCGTGCATGCGCTGCTGGCGGTGGACGGCAAGCTGTACGCGGGGGGCGACATCAAGGTGCTCGGCGAAAGCACCTTCGGCCTGGCGCGCATCGGCGCGAACGACATGGCCTGGGAAACGCTTATCGGCCCGGAGTTCTTCGATGTGGATCCCGGCCAGGCGCACATCGCATCGATCGCCAGGCGCGCCGATGAACTCATCCTTGGGGGATCGTTCGGCGTGGGCGACATGATGGTGATGGGCACGCACCTGGCCATGTACCACATGCCCACAGGTGCCGTGACGCCGGGCATCTTCCACAACGCACCGGTGGAAGCGGTGTTCGAGAAGAACGGCATGATCTACTACGGCGGGCTGTTCACCAGCAGCAACATGGGGCAGCTGCCCCATGCGGCCATCACCGACTTCACCACCGGCATGCCCGTAACCGATCCATTCCCGGAAGTGACGCTGCTGCCCAACCCCGTGCGCGACGATCTGATGATCCTGGCCGAAGGCCTGACGGTGGCGGTCCCTTTGCGCCTTACGGACATGGCGGGCCGCAGCGTGGAACTTCCCACCACGCGGATCGATGGCGGCCTTCGCCTGGATGTGCGTCCGCTCGCGGCAGGAACATACCTGATCACCCTGCCGCACCATGGTGTTGCGGTGCCCCTGCGCTTCGTGAAGAACTGA
- a CDS encoding alkaline phosphatase D family protein encodes MRPFTLLPLLVPAMLFAQQDGPVDPLRSGPDPALEPFFHGVASGDPEADRVIIWTRVTSPLEEVEVLWRMALDTGMTQVVAEGLTTALATHDHTVKVDVGGLQPFTFYYYEFEALEARSVRGRTRTLPVGTGVDSLRFAVVSCSNYAAGYFNAYARITQRNDVFAVIHLGDYIYEYGSGQFGGERPLDPPVEILSLNDYRIRHSHYKLDPDLMRLHQQYPFFSVWDDHESANDSWYGGAQNHNAGEGDWFARKSAAIRAYAEWMPLRLPDPQDTLRIYRRFAFGDLMTLHMLDTRLVGRDEQSTFTNNDPDRQLLGADQFEWLAGGMSGNMARWQVLGQQVMVAPLLAFGVPVNQDQWDGYPAERQRVYDHVMQNNIRNMVVLTGDIHTTWANDLPYANYNPSSGAGSAGVEFVTTSITSTSFDLPIPSALIQILNPHMKYVNLSQRGYLVIDVNHQRVQGDRWFVPDVSQPNGQESFAGAHFTVDMSRHLMSAAGPSVASPAIIGVPAPLMPRPFLVTGLPQEIKPLLIGAYPNPFLDHIDLQLAIAERGPLTMRLLDGAGRIVLEQGFLVPQAGLHNLRIPAPGLASGAYLLHIVQGDRAVAHRMIKVDHGAR; translated from the coding sequence ATGCGTCCCTTCACCCTGCTCCCCTTGTTGGTCCCGGCAATGCTCTTCGCGCAGCAGGATGGACCCGTGGACCCATTGCGCAGCGGTCCCGACCCCGCGTTGGAGCCCTTCTTCCACGGCGTGGCCAGTGGCGACCCGGAAGCGGACCGGGTGATCATCTGGACGCGCGTGACCAGCCCCTTGGAGGAAGTGGAGGTGCTTTGGCGCATGGCGCTCGACACCGGCATGACCCAAGTGGTGGCCGAAGGTCTGACCACCGCGCTCGCGACGCATGACCACACGGTGAAGGTGGACGTGGGCGGGCTGCAGCCCTTCACCTTCTACTACTACGAATTCGAGGCGCTCGAAGCGCGATCGGTGCGGGGACGCACGCGCACGCTGCCGGTGGGGACCGGTGTTGACAGCCTGCGCTTCGCCGTGGTCTCTTGCAGCAACTACGCTGCGGGATACTTCAATGCCTATGCGCGCATCACGCAACGCAACGACGTCTTCGCGGTGATCCACCTCGGCGATTACATCTATGAGTACGGCAGCGGCCAGTTCGGCGGTGAGCGCCCGCTGGATCCGCCGGTGGAGATCCTCTCGCTGAACGATTATCGCATCCGCCATTCGCACTACAAGCTCGACCCCGACCTGATGCGTCTGCACCAGCAGTATCCCTTCTTCTCGGTGTGGGACGACCACGAGAGCGCAAACGACAGCTGGTACGGCGGTGCGCAGAACCACAATGCCGGCGAGGGCGACTGGTTCGCGCGGAAGAGCGCCGCCATACGCGCCTATGCCGAGTGGATGCCGCTGCGCCTGCCCGATCCGCAGGACACCCTGCGCATCTACCGCCGTTTCGCTTTCGGCGACCTGATGACGCTGCACATGCTGGACACCCGGCTGGTCGGCCGCGACGAGCAGAGCACCTTCACCAACAACGACCCCGACAGGCAGCTGCTCGGCGCCGACCAGTTCGAATGGCTGGCGGGGGGCATGAGCGGCAACATGGCCCGCTGGCAGGTGCTGGGGCAGCAGGTGATGGTGGCGCCCCTGCTCGCCTTCGGTGTGCCCGTGAACCAGGACCAATGGGACGGCTACCCGGCCGAACGCCAGCGCGTGTACGACCACGTGATGCAGAACAACATCCGCAACATGGTGGTGCTCACCGGCGACATCCACACCACCTGGGCCAATGACCTGCCCTACGCCAACTACAACCCATCGTCCGGTGCGGGTTCGGCCGGGGTGGAGTTCGTCACCACCAGCATCACCTCCACCAGTTTCGACCTGCCGATCCCCAGTGCGCTGATCCAGATCCTGAACCCGCACATGAAATACGTGAACCTGAGCCAGCGCGGCTATCTGGTGATCGACGTGAACCACCAGCGCGTGCAGGGCGACCGGTGGTTCGTGCCCGACGTGTCTCAGCCCAACGGTCAGGAAAGTTTCGCGGGGGCGCACTTCACGGTGGACATGAGCCGGCACCTGATGAGCGCGGCAGGTCCCAGCGTGGCGAGTCCCGCCATCATCGGCGTTCCAGCCCCTTTGATGCCGCGCCCCTTCCTGGTCACGGGGCTGCCGCAGGAGATCAAACCCCTGCTCATCGGCGCCTACCCCAACCCCTTCCTCGACCACATCGACCTGCAGCTCGCCATCGCGGAGCGCGGGCCGCTGACCATGCGCCTGCTCGATGGAGCGGGCCGCATCGTGCTGGAACAGGGCTTCCTGGTGCCACAAGCGGGCTTGCACAACCTGCGCATCCCCGCGCCCGGACTGGCGAGCGGTGCGTACCTGCTGCACATCGTGCAGGGCGATCGGGCCGTGGCGCACCGGATGATCAAGGTGGACCACGGCGCGCGCTGA
- a CDS encoding lycopene cyclase domain-containing protein, with translation MERYLYLLLDLGSIAFPLLASFEPRIRFHRKWPGLFAGIAVAGAVFIVWDALFTAHGVWGFNDRYLAGPRLWGMPIEEWLFFLMIPYACLFLYEVMRHFVKRDILGRAARPLSIALIVVLTAIGLLNLGRLYTSITFLGTAVFLAWIVFLHRPAWLGRFYVGYGISLIPFFLVNGVLTGSVLPEPVVWYNDAHNLGIRMGTIPLEDSIYLLLLLLMVTVFYERPLKRPHGDLSSAG, from the coding sequence ATGGAGCGCTATCTCTACCTCCTGCTCGACCTTGGCAGCATCGCCTTTCCGTTGCTGGCCAGTTTCGAGCCGCGCATCCGTTTCCACCGCAAATGGCCGGGTCTGTTCGCCGGTATCGCGGTGGCCGGCGCGGTGTTCATCGTGTGGGACGCGCTCTTCACCGCGCACGGCGTGTGGGGCTTCAACGACCGCTATCTGGCCGGGCCACGACTCTGGGGCATGCCCATCGAGGAGTGGCTGTTCTTCCTGATGATACCCTACGCCTGCCTGTTCCTCTACGAGGTGATGCGGCATTTCGTGAAGCGTGACATCCTGGGCAGGGCCGCGCGCCCGTTGAGCATCGCGTTGATCGTGGTACTCACCGCCATCGGTCTGCTGAACCTTGGCAGGCTCTATACCTCCATCACCTTCCTGGGCACGGCGGTCTTCCTCGCCTGGATCGTCTTCCTGCACAGGCCCGCCTGGCTGGGTCGTTTCTATGTGGGCTACGGCATCAGCCTCATCCCCTTCTTCCTCGTGAATGGCGTGCTCACCGGATCCGTGCTGCCCGAACCCGTGGTGTGGTACAATGATGCGCACAACCTCGGCATCCGCATGGGCACCATTCCCCTGGAGGACAGCATCTACCTGCTGCTGTTGCTGCTGATGGTGACGGTCTTCTACGAGCGGCCCTTGAAGCGGCCTCACGGCGACCTTTCCTCCGCGGGCTGA
- the pnuC gene encoding nicotinamide riboside transporter PnuC produces the protein MEGWTLIEAIAVVGNLAYTVLMMLNRRLGWLFGIAASALGCALFWHMQVYAQVGLNAFYVLMGAYGWWQWGQGRGGELPITRRGPLFHLLILLAGAMATLLLVHAARYWQDAQHVELDATVTAFSLLATWMLARRILENWAWWIVTDSGAIVLYLLLGLHFYAALYAVYVGLSIAALVRWKREWRASQALQPAEERSP, from the coding sequence ATGGAAGGCTGGACCCTGATCGAGGCGATCGCCGTGGTGGGCAATCTGGCCTACACGGTGCTGATGATGCTGAACCGCCGCCTGGGCTGGCTGTTCGGCATCGCGGCGTCGGCACTGGGTTGCGCGTTGTTCTGGCACATGCAGGTGTACGCGCAGGTGGGCCTCAACGCCTTCTATGTGCTCATGGGCGCTTATGGTTGGTGGCAATGGGGCCAGGGCCGCGGTGGCGAGTTGCCCATCACGCGGCGTGGGCCGCTCTTCCATCTGCTCATCCTGCTCGCCGGTGCCATGGCCACGCTGCTCCTTGTCCACGCCGCGCGCTACTGGCAGGATGCGCAGCATGTGGAACTGGATGCCACGGTCACCGCTTTCAGCCTGTTGGCCACTTGGATGCTCGCGCGCAGGATACTGGAGAACTGGGCCTGGTGGATCGTCACCGACAGTGGAGCGATCGTGCTGTACCTGCTGCTGGGCCTGCACTTCTACGCCGCGTTGTACGCCGTGTACGTGGGGCTTTCCATCGCGGCGCTGGTGCGCTGGAAACGGGAATGGCGCGCATCTCAGGCGCTTCAGCCCGCGGAGGAAAGGTCGCCGTGA
- a CDS encoding leucine-rich repeat domain-containing protein: MNKLLPILLLATLPWGRAWAQPLSRSGLDSVRTFRSVERALKHDGPVYRLDLSGRKLKAVPEEVRAMKDLNALDLSGNRLRDLPDWLGELENMQELRIARNKLVEIPKGICKMRHLKRLDMSRNKIRSMPKCMGKLTELVSLDLWSNDLMEFPEEIEGMQALRFFDLRAIQFEQHEMDRIQELLPKARIFFSQPCNCGM, translated from the coding sequence ATGAACAAGCTCCTGCCGATCCTGCTGCTGGCCACCTTGCCCTGGGGGCGGGCCTGGGCGCAACCGCTGTCGCGGTCGGGCTTGGATTCGGTGCGCACCTTTCGCAGCGTGGAGCGGGCATTGAAGCATGACGGCCCTGTCTACCGGCTCGATCTCAGTGGCCGCAAGCTGAAGGCCGTGCCCGAGGAGGTCCGCGCCATGAAGGACCTCAACGCCCTGGACCTCTCCGGCAACCGGCTGCGCGACCTGCCCGACTGGTTGGGAGAACTGGAGAACATGCAGGAACTCCGCATCGCACGCAACAAGCTGGTGGAGATCCCCAAGGGCATCTGCAAGATGCGGCACTTGAAACGGCTGGACATGAGCCGGAACAAGATCCGCAGCATGCCGAAGTGCATGGGCAAGCTCACCGAACTGGTCTCGCTGGACCTGTGGAGCAACGATCTGATGGAGTTCCCCGAGGAGATCGAAGGCATGCAGGCGCTGCGCTTCTTCGATCTGCGCGCGATCCAGTTCGAGCAGCACGAGATGGACCGCATCCAGGAACTGCTGCCCAAGGCCAGGATCTTCTTCTCGCAGCCCTGCAATTGTGGCATGTAG
- the ribF gene encoding riboflavin biosynthesis protein RibF, translating into MRVHADIAKIRDLRRPVLTTGTFDGVHRGHRMVLDRLLELARREQGESVLLTFHPHPRMVLFPEHTDLKLLNTPQEKAALLEAAGLDHLLMTPFSRAFSNLSAEDYVREILVKAIGVHAVVIGHDHRFGRDRSGDLSLLASMGPHHGFRVEEIPAHEVDHITVSSTKIRHALAEGEVAVARELLGYGYPLSGVVVKGDQLGRTLGFPTANIGAIDPHKLVPGDGVYAVSVELRTGTFQGMLYIGQRPTVPGGAGKRVVEVNIFGLDEAYRTGERDLYGEAITVRFMHRIRGDMRFTGLEALKEQLARDREAALARPMAP; encoded by the coding sequence ATGCGCGTCCACGCCGACATCGCCAAGATCCGCGATCTGCGCCGGCCAGTGCTCACCACGGGCACCTTCGACGGGGTGCACCGTGGCCATCGCATGGTGTTGGACCGGCTGTTGGAGCTGGCCCGGCGCGAGCAGGGTGAGAGCGTGCTGCTCACCTTCCATCCGCACCCGCGCATGGTCCTGTTCCCCGAGCATACCGACCTGAAACTGCTGAACACCCCACAGGAGAAGGCGGCCTTGTTGGAGGCCGCCGGACTGGACCACCTGCTGATGACGCCTTTCTCCAGGGCCTTCTCGAATCTGAGTGCGGAGGATTATGTGCGTGAGATCCTCGTGAAGGCCATCGGGGTCCATGCCGTGGTGATCGGTCACGACCATCGCTTCGGCCGGGACAGAAGCGGAGACCTGTCCCTGCTGGCGAGTATGGGGCCGCACCATGGGTTCCGCGTGGAGGAGATCCCCGCGCACGAGGTGGACCACATCACCGTGAGCAGCACCAAGATCCGCCATGCGTTGGCCGAGGGCGAGGTGGCCGTCGCCAGGGAATTGCTGGGCTACGGCTACCCTTTGAGCGGGGTGGTGGTGAAGGGCGACCAGCTCGGTCGCACGCTCGGCTTCCCCACGGCCAACATCGGTGCCATCGATCCGCACAAGCTGGTGCCGGGCGACGGCGTGTACGCGGTTTCCGTGGAACTGCGGACGGGAACGTTCCAGGGCATGCTCTACATCGGCCAGCGGCCCACCGTGCCGGGCGGCGCTGGCAAGCGCGTGGTGGAGGTCAATATCTTCGGCCTGGACGAAGCCTATCGCACCGGGGAACGCGATCTGTACGGGGAGGCCATCACCGTGCGTTTCATGCATCGGATACGCGGCGACATGCGCTTCACCGGGCTGGAGGCCCTGAAGGAACAATTGGCCCGCGACCGTGAAGCCGCGCTGGCACGACCCATGGCACCATGA
- the atpD gene encoding F0F1 ATP synthase subunit beta encodes MAKHIGKVVQVIGPVVDVRFESGKELPNIYDALHITRADGSTLVLETQQLTGEDTVRAISMESTDGLSRGTKVEGMGQPIAMPVGDAIKGRLFNVTGAAIDGMKEVGTGKSYPIHREAPKFEDLSTSTEVLFTGIKVIDLIEPYAKGGKIGLFGGAGVGKTVLIQELINNIAKGHSGYSVFAGVGERTREGNDLLREMIESGIIKYGEDFKHSMEEGGWDLSKVNYDDLATSQATFVFGQMNEPPGARARVALSGLTIAEYFRDGDEQSGGRDILFFVDNIFRFTQAGSEVSALLGRMPSAVGYQPTLATEMGAMQERITSTKRGSITSVQAVYVPADDLTDPAPATTFAHLDATTVLSRKIAELGIYPSVDPLDSTSRILTPAIVGEEHYRCAQRVKEILQRYKELQDIIAILGMDELSEEDKLAVSRARRVQRFLSQPFFVAEQFTGLPGVMVPIEETIKGFNMIMDGEMDEYPEAAFNLKGRIEDVIEAGKKMLAEAAKA; translated from the coding sequence ATGGCCAAGCACATCGGAAAGGTCGTCCAGGTCATCGGACCCGTGGTCGACGTTCGTTTCGAAAGCGGCAAAGAGCTGCCCAACATCTACGATGCCCTGCACATCACCCGCGCTGACGGCAGCACGCTCGTGCTGGAGACCCAGCAGCTCACCGGCGAAGACACGGTGCGCGCCATCTCCATGGAAAGCACCGACGGTTTGAGTCGTGGCACCAAGGTGGAAGGCATGGGCCAGCCCATCGCCATGCCCGTGGGCGACGCCATCAAGGGCCGCCTCTTCAATGTGACCGGCGCGGCCATCGACGGCATGAAGGAGGTGGGCACCGGCAAGAGCTACCCCATCCACCGCGAGGCCCCCAAGTTCGAGGACCTCAGCACCAGCACCGAGGTGCTCTTCACCGGTATCAAGGTGATCGACCTGATCGAGCCCTACGCCAAGGGCGGCAAGATCGGCTTGTTCGGTGGTGCCGGCGTGGGCAAGACGGTGTTGATCCAGGAGTTGATCAACAACATCGCCAAGGGCCACAGCGGCTACAGCGTGTTCGCCGGCGTGGGCGAGCGCACCCGCGAAGGGAATGATCTTCTGCGCGAGATGATCGAAAGCGGCATCATCAAGTACGGCGAGGACTTCAAGCACAGCATGGAGGAGGGCGGCTGGGACCTGAGCAAGGTGAACTACGACGACCTCGCCACCAGCCAGGCCACTTTCGTGTTCGGCCAGATGAACGAGCCCCCCGGCGCCCGCGCTCGTGTGGCCCTCAGCGGTCTCACCATCGCCGAGTACTTCCGCGATGGCGACGAGCAGAGCGGTGGCCGGGACATCCTCTTCTTCGTGGACAACATCTTCCGCTTCACCCAGGCCGGTTCCGAAGTGAGCGCGCTGCTGGGCCGCATGCCCAGCGCCGTGGGTTACCAGCCCACCCTGGCCACCGAAATGGGCGCCATGCAGGAGCGGATCACCTCCACCAAGCGTGGTTCCATCACCTCGGTGCAGGCGGTGTACGTGCCGGCGGATGACCTGACCGACCCCGCCCCCGCCACCACCTTCGCCCACCTCGATGCCACCACGGTGTTGAGCCGTAAGATCGCCGAACTGGGCATCTACCCCTCGGTGGACCCCCTCGATTCCACCAGCCGCATCCTCACCCCCGCCATCGTGGGCGAGGAGCACTACCGCTGCGCCCAGCGTGTCAAGGAGATCCTCCAGCGCTACAAGGAATTGCAGGACATCATCGCCATCCTGGGCATGGACGAACTGAGCGAGGAGGACAAGCTGGCCGTGAGCCGCGCCCGCCGCGTGCAGCGCTTCCTGAGCCAGCCTTTCTTCGTGGCCGAGCAGTTCACCGGCCTGCCCGGCGTGATGGTGCCCATCGAGGAGACCATCAAGGGCTTCAACATGATCATGGACGGCGAGATGGACGAATACCCCGAAGCCGCCTTCAACCTGAAGGGCCGTATCGAGGATGTCATCGAAGCCGGCAAGAAGATGCTGGCCGAAGCGGCCAAAGCTTAG
- the atpC gene encoding ATP synthase F1 subunit epsilon: MRVEIITPDKVLYKGEASYVGVPGIDGGMGFLENHAPLITVLKAGEVKVTTAEGEKTFPVNGGVVEVMGNTVLVLAE; encoded by the coding sequence ATGCGCGTAGAGATCATCACCCCCGACAAGGTCCTGTACAAGGGCGAGGCCAGCTATGTGGGTGTGCCCGGCATCGATGGCGGCATGGGCTTCCTGGAGAACCATGCACCATTGATCACCGTGCTGAAGGCCGGAGAGGTGAAGGTGACCACCGCCGAGGGTGAGAAGACCTTTCCTGTGAACGGCGGCGTGGTGGAGGTGATGGGCAATACCGTGCTGGTGCTGGCGGAGTGA
- a CDS encoding transposase: MPRPHDRRLNRPGVEPGGPIWWDRGYHPHLESQNHIQHICVHLADSLPKLLVEQMAKALEAIPPALRDAEKERRVSTYLDAGHGDCVLRETEVANMVQESLLHFAGSRYVLHEWCIMPNHVHILMRPANGITMSTSMASWKKFTGLRISRWRQQHWGRPPAPVWHREYFDRYIRDEDHYRTVVNYIRQNPVKAGLVREAKAWKWSSAFEG; encoded by the coding sequence ATGCCCCGACCGCATGACCGCCGCCTGAACAGACCCGGTGTTGAACCCGGTGGACCCATCTGGTGGGACCGTGGCTACCATCCGCATTTGGAAAGCCAGAACCACATCCAGCACATCTGTGTGCATCTGGCGGACAGCCTCCCGAAACTACTGGTGGAACAAATGGCGAAGGCGTTGGAGGCGATCCCTCCCGCTCTGCGCGATGCGGAAAAGGAACGGCGCGTGAGCACCTACCTCGATGCCGGCCACGGCGACTGCGTGCTGCGCGAAACCGAGGTAGCCAACATGGTGCAGGAGAGTCTGCTCCATTTCGCTGGATCGCGGTATGTCTTGCATGAATGGTGCATCATGCCCAACCATGTGCATATCCTCATGCGGCCCGCGAACGGCATTACGATGAGCACCAGCATGGCCTCGTGGAAGAAGTTCACGGGCCTGCGCATCAGCCGATGGCGTCAGCAGCATTGGGGCAGACCCCCCGCTCCGGTGTGGCATCGTGAATACTTCGATCGGTACATCCGGGATGAGGACCACTACCGCACGGTTGTCAACTACATCCGGCAGAATCCCGTGAAGGCTGGGCTGGTGCGCGAGGCGAAGGCGTGGAAGTGGTCTTCCGCCTTTGAGGGATAG
- a CDS encoding response regulator transcription factor: MPIRVAIVEDDEILAASIADAVADDEDLTIVGVHQRAESFLETLDQQRPDVTIMDIHLPGIDGVEAVRQAKARFPVMQFVVCTVHDDDDHLFEALCAGATGYLVKDAAPERIVIAVKEIHVGGSPMSPGIARRVIQAFQRQRTPSPEIHRLTDRERQVLEQLAQGYRYKEIADRLQVSMDTVRTHVRNLYDKLQVSSRTDALNKLYPR, encoded by the coding sequence ATGCCGATCCGGGTGGCCATCGTGGAGGACGACGAGATCCTCGCAGCTTCCATCGCCGATGCGGTGGCGGACGATGAGGACTTGACCATCGTTGGCGTGCATCAGCGTGCGGAAAGCTTCCTGGAGACCCTCGACCAGCAGCGGCCCGATGTGACGATCATGGACATCCACCTGCCGGGGATCGACGGGGTGGAAGCGGTGCGGCAGGCCAAGGCGCGTTTCCCAGTGATGCAGTTCGTGGTCTGCACCGTACACGACGACGACGACCACCTCTTCGAGGCCCTTTGCGCGGGCGCCACGGGCTACCTGGTGAAGGACGCCGCACCCGAACGTATCGTGATCGCGGTGAAGGAGATCCACGTGGGCGGATCGCCCATGAGCCCCGGCATCGCACGCCGCGTCATCCAGGCCTTCCAACGCCAGCGCACGCCCAGCCCGGAGATCCACCGCCTCACCGACCGCGAACGCCAGGTGCTGGAACAACTGGCCCAGGGCTACCGCTATAAGGAGATCGCCGACCGGCTGCAGGTGAGCATGGACACCGTGCGCACCCACGTCCGCAACCTCTACGACAAGCTGCAGGTGAGCTCGCGCACCGACGCGCTCAACAAGCTCTATCCGCGCTGA
- a CDS encoding T9SS type A sorting domain-containing protein yields the protein MVRNSTLLLTCLLASLQLDAQVTLTYGDISPTGVQTNIYLLTSGAPSVPPSDGINQTWNLTSATWQPIGTMHFRPATGTPYAANYPAANWAWELNITGLGTTYMYLQIDNSGMYVVADKVPTDIQLYTNTKKVLQFPLAFGNSFSDDYVDNDGPDNVTWSYTGHGTLQTTLGNYPDLAKVWSDEGDILFWNKAPLYPVVLASSSGVRAFVDAMVGISEVNDGRTVLAYPNPCTSHLMVDGLDAAPWRITDLHGRLVRTGSFAFTGVQTLDVSGLETGSYLFLSDATSGTRVVRFSKQ from the coding sequence ATGGTCCGAAATTCTACGCTGCTCCTCACCTGCCTGCTCGCCTCGCTCCAACTGGACGCCCAAGTGACGCTCACCTACGGCGACATCAGTCCCACCGGCGTGCAGACCAACATCTACCTGCTCACCTCGGGGGCGCCCTCCGTGCCGCCCAGCGATGGCATCAACCAGACCTGGAACCTCACCAGCGCCACCTGGCAGCCCATCGGCACCATGCACTTCCGGCCGGCGACCGGCACCCCCTACGCGGCCAACTACCCAGCGGCCAATTGGGCCTGGGAGCTGAACATCACCGGCCTTGGCACCACATACATGTACCTGCAGATCGACAACAGCGGCATGTACGTGGTGGCCGACAAGGTGCCCACGGACATCCAGCTCTACACCAACACCAAGAAGGTGCTCCAGTTCCCCTTGGCCTTCGGCAACTCCTTCTCGGACGATTACGTGGACAATGACGGACCCGACAACGTCACCTGGTCCTACACCGGGCACGGCACCTTGCAGACCACCTTGGGCAATTATCCCGACCTCGCCAAGGTGTGGAGCGATGAAGGCGACATCCTCTTCTGGAACAAAGCCCCGCTTTATCCGGTCGTCCTGGCTTCCAGTTCCGGTGTACGCGCCTTCGTGGATGCGATGGTCGGCATCTCGGAGGTGAACGATGGCCGCACCGTGCTGGCCTACCCCAATCCCTGCACGAGCCATTTGATGGTGGACGGCCTCGACGCCGCTCCCTGGCGCATCACCGACCTGCACGGGCGCCTCGTGCGCACGGGTTCGTTCGCCTTCACCGGCGTGCAGACCCTCGATGTATCCGGTCTGGAAACAGGCAGCTATCTCTTCCTGAGCGACGCCACCAGCGGCACCCGCGTGGTACGCTTCAGCAAGCAGTAG